Proteins from one Listeria innocua genomic window:
- a CDS encoding FliH/SctL family protein, whose translation MSLSNPRIPKGKVTLSDVKMELFYLEDMEETEEVESPYSKELEQLENHQKELEKHMSAIEIEQQKLANEKAALKAERQAIEALKQSAEAEIKAQKLAFEQEKTQLYLTITDFLWDESIDLAERIVHQAIDTRQIEVLPMLTEVIQKLPVAFDKLNVTTHPETLKALKEENTGTKYDWLLENIHWNFDMRLDYGEFTVEEEKEYFDYRITEIFQTLHKQNAERKILGGDKS comes from the coding sequence ATGTCCTTATCTAATCCAAGAATCCCAAAAGGCAAAGTAACTTTATCCGACGTGAAAATGGAACTATTCTATTTAGAAGATATGGAAGAAACAGAGGAAGTCGAATCACCGTACTCCAAAGAACTTGAACAACTAGAAAACCACCAAAAAGAACTCGAAAAGCATATGTCAGCTATCGAAATCGAACAACAAAAGCTAGCAAATGAAAAAGCAGCACTAAAAGCTGAGCGCCAAGCCATTGAAGCATTAAAACAAAGCGCAGAAGCAGAAATTAAAGCACAAAAACTAGCTTTTGAACAAGAAAAAACACAGCTTTACCTAACAATTACCGATTTCCTTTGGGATGAAAGCATTGATCTCGCAGAAAGAATCGTCCACCAAGCAATCGACACCCGCCAAATTGAAGTCTTACCAATGCTAACCGAAGTCATTCAAAAACTCCCAGTTGCTTTCGACAAACTAAACGTCACCACCCACCCAGAAACATTAAAAGCACTCAAAGAAGAAAACACCGGAACAAAGTACGACTGGCTTTTAGAAAATATTCATTGGAACTTCGATATGCGGCTTGATTACGGCGAATTCACTGTAGAAGAAGAAAAAGAATACTTCGACTACCGAATCACAGAAATTTTCCAAACCTTACACAAGCAAAATGCAGAACGGAAAATTCTAGGAGGAGATAAATCGTGA
- the flgB gene encoding flagellar basal body rod protein FlgB, producing the protein MENYTTHIGNYLNYLQTANQVVSNNIANANTPNFKASEASFEESFGASLRASGSNNIESTGNLTKTNTKHLAGTDIDETNAKLTTKSGSINEDGNNVNVTSEMISLTKNNQMYALAISALNYNSSINTAARGK; encoded by the coding sequence GTGGAAAATTATACCACGCATATTGGCAACTACTTGAACTATCTTCAAACGGCCAACCAAGTAGTTTCAAATAATATCGCCAACGCCAATACGCCAAATTTTAAAGCAAGTGAAGCGAGTTTTGAAGAATCATTCGGCGCGAGCTTGCGAGCATCCGGTTCGAACAATATCGAATCAACGGGAAATTTAACGAAAACGAACACTAAGCATTTAGCCGGAACCGATATAGACGAAACAAATGCGAAACTCACGACTAAAAGCGGCTCCATCAACGAAGACGGCAACAATGTCAACGTCACTTCTGAAATGATTAGCTTAACAAAAAATAACCAAATGTACGCGCTCGCTATCAGTGCACTCAACTATAATTCATCTATCAACACAGCAGCCCGTGGAAAGTAA
- a CDS encoding flagellar hook-associated protein 2, with amino-acid sequence MGSSIASSLMDPTQYYSQFISLQKASLEKAKTPYQNQISSYQSRIDLYASLKNALSDSLKTMSSFTTYESKTKLATSSNETSFTVSSTSSSVNGSYSIEVQNLATADTYNKAVPDIEAKIGVSGTIKINGKEIKVDADSSMKNVMNSINSAGAKVNIYTLGENMVVTASTTGVENSIKFEGDSAVLEALGLVQNSPDHLAAEDAKLRINGATVTSATNKVTNYIPGVTINLKKETTGAEKLTIQDQSDEKAASMITSFVNTYNALTSTMKTYTGKGTILQASAADLEANRALNNVFQHKKDGNTLFDFGISVDKEGVLKVDETAMKKMVAEDPTAVERFFFGIGGIGDELYQSLNKTFGSTGFISDETTSMTNEINKLNLKLTDITSRNDTLLTNITDQYNKWLEMMQAMQSDAMTLDALIDGMNSSNK; translated from the coding sequence GTGGGAAGTTCGATTGCAAGTAGTTTAATGGATCCGACGCAATATTATTCGCAATTTATTAGTCTCCAAAAAGCCAGTTTAGAAAAAGCAAAAACACCATATCAAAACCAAATTTCTAGCTACCAATCACGGATTGATCTTTATGCTAGTTTAAAAAATGCTTTGTCTGACTCGCTGAAAACGATGAGTTCTTTCACGACTTATGAAAGTAAAACCAAACTAGCGACTTCATCCAACGAAACAAGTTTTACCGTTTCATCAACGAGCAGCTCCGTCAACGGCAGCTATTCCATCGAAGTACAAAACTTGGCGACCGCAGACACTTACAACAAAGCAGTACCTGATATTGAAGCAAAAATTGGTGTAAGTGGGACAATTAAAATCAACGGTAAAGAAATTAAAGTCGATGCAGATAGCTCGATGAAAAATGTGATGAACTCGATTAATAGCGCTGGTGCGAAAGTAAACATCTACACATTAGGCGAAAATATGGTCGTTACAGCTTCAACTACTGGTGTCGAAAACAGCATTAAATTTGAAGGCGATTCCGCAGTTTTAGAAGCACTTGGTTTAGTACAAAATTCACCAGACCATTTAGCGGCAGAAGATGCCAAACTGAGAATCAATGGAGCAACTGTCACAAGTGCAACAAACAAAGTAACCAACTACATTCCAGGCGTGACAATCAACCTCAAAAAAGAAACAACTGGCGCTGAAAAATTAACGATTCAAGATCAAAGCGATGAAAAAGCAGCCAGCATGATTACAAGTTTTGTAAATACATACAATGCGCTAACAAGCACAATGAAAACATACACGGGAAAAGGAACCATTTTACAAGCATCTGCTGCTGACCTCGAAGCAAATCGTGCGCTAAACAATGTATTTCAACATAAAAAAGACGGAAATACATTATTTGACTTTGGCATAAGCGTCGATAAAGAAGGCGTTTTAAAAGTAGATGAAACAGCGATGAAAAAAATGGTAGCTGAAGATCCAACCGCCGTCGAAAGATTTTTCTTTGGTATTGGTGGAATTGGCGATGAACTTTATCAATCTTTGAATAAAACATTTGGCTCGACAGGCTTTATCAGTGATGAAACGACCTCGATGACGAATGAAATCAATAAATTAAATCTCAAGCTAACCGACATTACTAGCCGAAATGACACCTTACTAACGAATATTACCGACCAGTACAACAAATGGCTCGAAATGATGCAAGCCATGCAAAGTGATGCAATGACTCTCGACGCTCTAATCGACGGCATGAACAGTTCTAATAAATAA
- a CDS encoding FusB/FusC family EF-G-binding protein, which produces MKEFIEPYQYNFIKKQIENVSRAYRSANDKSTLKALKSLTEEKINELFPESVLEEHKELFSELHSITSTKEAEPFLEGLKAYVIPFVPPSDVKLKKLFAKTKKLKIPAWSKLDLRDYTFYGWNDIAQQRKYIVTYEDGNLVGVNGTISPEIQKGVCSICQTHSKVSLFMAKTKSSSDGVYTTNGNYICYDSDVCNEQIKTHETLDEFIEVVKKRK; this is translated from the coding sequence ATGAAAGAGTTTATCGAACCATACCAATATAATTTTATCAAAAAACAAATAGAAAATGTCTCACGCGCTTATCGGTCCGCGAATGATAAATCTACTTTGAAGGCGTTAAAGTCTTTGACGGAGGAGAAAATCAACGAACTATTTCCGGAGAGCGTGCTAGAAGAGCATAAGGAACTTTTTAGCGAGCTCCATTCGATTACTTCAACCAAAGAAGCAGAGCCGTTTTTAGAGGGGTTAAAAGCCTATGTGATTCCTTTCGTTCCGCCTAGCGATGTGAAACTTAAAAAACTTTTTGCGAAAACGAAAAAATTAAAAATTCCTGCATGGTCGAAACTTGATTTGCGCGATTATACTTTTTACGGCTGGAATGATATTGCTCAGCAGCGTAAATATATCGTGACTTATGAGGACGGAAATTTGGTCGGCGTAAATGGGACTATTTCTCCGGAGATTCAAAAGGGTGTTTGTTCCATTTGCCAAACGCATTCCAAAGTATCACTGTTTATGGCGAAAACGAAATCTTCTAGTGATGGCGTTTATACGACAAATGGTAATTATATTTGCTACGATAGCGATGTTTGTAACGAGCAAATAAAAACCCACGAAACATTAGATGAATTTATTGAAGTTGTGAAGAAACGCAAATAA
- the fliI gene encoding flagellar protein export ATPase FliI produces MNWSPKTEAWQELKNTVPYIQKGKIHTVQEQVYISKGPQVKIGDTVMVGENKVLCEVISIEKENNMLLPFNQSDKVAYGDWVYVTDTKITIPADEFLLGKVLNASGDILNEEAGTAKFKQKMPLEAPPIHAFNRAEITETLETGIKAIDGMLTIGIGQKIGIFAGSGVGKSTLLGMIARNAKADINIIGLVGERGREVKDFLRKDLGEEGLRKSVIVAATSDESHLMQLRAAKLATSIAEHFRDQGKTVLLMMDSVTRFADARRSVDIAVKDLPIGGKTLLMESYMKKLLERSGKTKNGSITGIYTVLVDGDDMNGPVPDLARGILDGHIVLTRELATKNHYPAIDVLGSVSRVMEEIVPESQWKSASKIREWMSIYQENELYFKLGTIEQTSDNAAIFTSKEKSYFIHQFLKQLRDESVTLEETSRMMETLV; encoded by the coding sequence GTGAATTGGTCGCCAAAAACCGAAGCTTGGCAAGAATTAAAAAACACCGTCCCATACATCCAAAAAGGAAAAATCCACACCGTCCAAGAACAAGTCTATATTTCCAAAGGCCCACAAGTGAAAATTGGCGACACCGTCATGGTCGGCGAAAACAAAGTGCTTTGTGAAGTGATTTCTATCGAAAAAGAAAACAACATGCTACTCCCATTTAACCAAAGCGATAAAGTAGCGTATGGTGACTGGGTGTACGTGACTGACACGAAAATCACCATTCCAGCCGATGAATTTTTACTCGGAAAAGTACTAAATGCATCTGGTGATATTTTAAATGAAGAAGCTGGTACTGCTAAATTTAAACAAAAAATGCCACTGGAAGCACCGCCAATCCATGCTTTTAACCGAGCAGAAATTACGGAAACACTTGAAACTGGAATCAAAGCGATTGATGGAATGCTAACCATTGGTATAGGTCAAAAAATCGGTATTTTTGCAGGATCAGGTGTCGGTAAATCAACTTTGCTTGGAATGATAGCACGTAACGCCAAGGCAGACATTAATATTATCGGTCTTGTTGGCGAACGTGGTCGGGAAGTAAAAGATTTCTTGCGTAAAGATCTTGGTGAAGAAGGGTTGCGTAAAAGCGTTATTGTTGCAGCCACTTCAGATGAAAGCCATCTCATGCAACTGCGAGCTGCCAAACTTGCGACTTCGATTGCAGAACATTTTCGCGATCAAGGAAAAACCGTCCTATTAATGATGGATTCTGTCACTCGTTTCGCTGATGCAAGAAGAAGCGTTGATATTGCCGTCAAAGACCTACCAATTGGCGGGAAAACCTTGCTAATGGAATCCTATATGAAAAAACTGCTAGAACGTTCCGGTAAAACTAAAAATGGATCGATCACAGGTATATATACAGTACTCGTTGATGGAGATGATATGAACGGACCAGTACCCGATTTAGCGCGGGGAATTTTAGATGGTCATATCGTTCTAACCCGAGAACTGGCAACAAAAAACCACTATCCAGCCATTGATGTCCTTGGCTCCGTTAGCCGGGTAATGGAAGAAATCGTGCCAGAAAGTCAGTGGAAATCCGCTTCGAAAATCCGCGAATGGATGAGCATTTATCAAGAAAATGAACTGTATTTCAAATTAGGAACAATTGAACAAACAAGCGACAACGCAGCCATTTTTACAAGTAAGGAAAAATCCTATTTTATTCATCAATTTTTAAAACAGCTGCGGGATGAGAGTGTCACGCTTGAAGAAACGAGTAGAATGATGGAAACGTTAGTATAA
- the fliF gene encoding flagellar basal-body MS-ring/collar protein FliF produces MAKIKTMYSKLKNWHKGAIFVGLFVVVTVLLLYMNTPKTEVTLYKNLSETSQQQVTDQLAKMGVDYTVDKSGNILVDEKVETLVRDKFADLGIPYTGQDGNDILLNSSLGASEEDKKMQEKVGTKVNLEKEIVQSYGTTVDSASVQLTLPESSSIFEEASQKGTAAVTLKTKNNQTLTKEQVLGIQRTVSAAVPNVASDDVAIIDTKNGVISEADTSKEEGSSAYKNEVDIQNAIGKNVKTDIEGTLSSIFALDNFRVNTNVTVNFDEIKQNTEHYPNDGKVRSNQKETSTDTSKGSTNQTESGTASNADVPNYTEQNGDDTNTYTSEKSSETTNYELDSTIQEIKKHPALAKTNVVVWVDQQSLNKNGVDMAEFTKAIGVSAGLTPNMTTEEAGEGGEAAATPTFEGTFQNGDVTIMPIQFLDNQTPVEKDTTEKAEPASKAWVWWLVGSLLFALIAAGIIAYIIFLKRKEQIEEALEAEEKDFIPAEEAIVNPEEHPDFNFQTDAFDLSEPELKARKESLKNKLGEMAKEDPGRAAAVIQKWLNERQE; encoded by the coding sequence ATGGCAAAAATAAAAACAATGTATTCGAAATTGAAGAATTGGCATAAAGGCGCGATTTTTGTCGGCCTTTTTGTCGTAGTCACGGTGTTATTACTCTACATGAACACGCCCAAAACAGAAGTTACCCTTTATAAAAATTTATCAGAAACTAGCCAACAACAAGTTACAGACCAATTAGCCAAAATGGGCGTTGATTATACCGTTGATAAAAGCGGCAATATTTTAGTCGATGAAAAAGTGGAGACGCTTGTTCGTGACAAATTTGCTGACTTAGGAATCCCGTATACAGGCCAAGATGGCAATGATATTCTTTTAAATAGTTCGCTTGGAGCTAGTGAAGAAGATAAAAAAATGCAAGAAAAAGTCGGCACAAAAGTTAACTTAGAAAAAGAAATCGTTCAAAGTTACGGCACGACCGTGGACAGCGCATCAGTCCAACTAACTTTGCCAGAATCAAGTTCGATTTTTGAAGAAGCGAGCCAAAAAGGAACGGCAGCAGTCACGCTAAAAACCAAAAATAACCAAACGCTAACAAAAGAACAAGTTCTCGGTATCCAACGAACCGTAAGTGCGGCTGTGCCAAACGTTGCAAGCGATGACGTTGCAATAATCGATACAAAAAATGGTGTGATTTCAGAAGCAGATACCTCTAAAGAAGAAGGTAGCTCAGCTTATAAAAATGAAGTCGACATTCAAAACGCAATCGGAAAAAATGTGAAAACAGACATTGAAGGCACTCTTTCAAGCATTTTTGCTCTAGATAATTTCCGAGTAAATACAAATGTCACAGTTAATTTTGATGAAATAAAACAAAATACCGAGCATTATCCAAATGACGGTAAAGTCCGAAGCAACCAAAAAGAAACGTCCACCGATACATCAAAAGGCTCCACCAACCAAACAGAGTCAGGAACTGCTTCGAACGCTGACGTACCAAATTACACCGAACAAAACGGCGATGATACTAACACCTATACGAGTGAAAAATCTAGCGAAACTACGAACTATGAGCTTGATTCTACTATTCAAGAAATTAAAAAACATCCAGCCTTGGCAAAAACAAATGTCGTTGTTTGGGTGGACCAACAATCGCTCAATAAAAATGGCGTTGATATGGCTGAATTCACGAAAGCTATTGGCGTTTCGGCAGGACTAACACCTAACATGACGACCGAAGAAGCTGGTGAAGGCGGAGAAGCAGCAGCCACACCAACATTCGAAGGAACATTCCAAAACGGCGACGTGACCATTATGCCAATCCAATTTTTAGACAATCAAACACCAGTAGAAAAAGATACTACTGAAAAAGCAGAACCAGCAAGTAAAGCTTGGGTTTGGTGGCTTGTAGGAAGTTTACTATTTGCCCTAATTGCAGCTGGAATAATTGCCTATATCATCTTCCTGAAACGTAAAGAACAAATAGAAGAAGCCCTAGAAGCAGAAGAGAAAGACTTCATCCCAGCCGAAGAGGCGATAGTTAATCCAGAAGAACATCCAGATTTCAACTTCCAAACAGACGCATTCGATTTATCAGAACCAGAACTTAAAGCTCGTAAAGAAAGCTTGAAAAATAAACTCGGTGAAATGGCCAAAGAAGATCCAGGTCGTGCCGCAGCAGTCATCCAAAAATGGCTCAATGAAAGGCAGGAATAA
- the fliS gene encoding flagellar export chaperone FliS, whose protein sequence is MQAWKRYTQNELNTSNPIKNTIYIYERCIIEFKKLDKALEQLHFSEADLILDKMEKIFEELKLQLNPEAGQELYDNIFGLYEWISEQIRQMQLLKQPVNIDTIIHVITQLKEGYEGVMKHESSKDTFG, encoded by the coding sequence ATGCAAGCTTGGAAACGATATACCCAAAATGAACTAAATACGAGCAATCCCATTAAAAACACCATTTACATATACGAACGTTGTATTATTGAATTTAAAAAGTTGGACAAAGCACTCGAACAACTGCATTTTTCCGAAGCGGACCTTATTCTCGATAAAATGGAAAAGATCTTTGAAGAACTAAAATTACAATTAAATCCCGAAGCCGGACAAGAACTTTACGATAATATTTTCGGCTTATACGAATGGATTTCAGAACAAATTCGTCAAATGCAACTACTAAAACAACCCGTTAATATCGATACAATTATTCACGTCATCACGCAGCTTAAAGAAGGCTACGAGGGAGTGATGAAACATGAATCAAGCAAAGACACATTTGGCTGA
- the fliE gene encoding flagellar hook-basal body complex protein FliE produces MAIESINAASVLPKVTLGETAKTDNATGAGNTFTQMLDSMSDTQSNAQTSVSNLLTTGEGNASDVLIQMKKAESEMKTAAVIRDNVIESYKQLLNMQV; encoded by the coding sequence ATGGCAATTGAAAGTATTAATGCAGCAAGCGTCTTACCTAAAGTTACGCTTGGTGAAACCGCAAAAACAGACAATGCGACAGGTGCCGGAAATACCTTTACGCAAATGCTGGATAGTATGAGTGATACACAATCAAACGCGCAAACTTCCGTATCGAATCTTTTAACAACTGGAGAAGGAAATGCAAGCGATGTACTCATTCAAATGAAAAAAGCAGAATCAGAAATGAAAACTGCTGCGGTCATTCGTGATAATGTAATCGAAAGCTACAAACAGCTTTTAAATATGCAAGTGTAG
- a CDS encoding flagellar motor switch protein FliG, whose protein sequence is MAETLKETLEETSAELETVEVAEPEEKAATQLDSGISRREKAALIIWSLDEQIATEVVDLLPDASKQRLAREMAKMKEMDGGAVEEATREFLDELELLSGGIAKLDREHLQRLFPDMTTEELNQLIYGVEAESRIGETALDILREIDDVDSLFTIISDESPQTIAMIASYMKPEEASKLLALLPEEKMISTVIGIASLEQFDSEVMQNVSNLLRIKLDTMSNSSLNKTDGIKNVANILNNVTRGLERTIFEHLDAEQAELSERIKEKMFMFEDIILLDNMTLQQVLAEIQDNNKIARALKNEKEELKEKILSCVSKNRRDMITEELEVLGPIRLSDVEQAQQDIANVVKNLEKDGKIVIQRGEQDVLI, encoded by the coding sequence ATGGCAGAAACACTCAAAGAAACCTTAGAAGAAACTAGTGCTGAACTGGAAACTGTCGAAGTAGCAGAACCAGAAGAAAAAGCCGCTACTCAACTAGATTCAGGTATTTCAAGACGTGAAAAAGCCGCCCTTATTATTTGGAGTCTAGATGAACAAATCGCGACTGAAGTAGTTGATTTACTTCCAGATGCCTCCAAACAACGCCTTGCACGTGAAATGGCCAAAATGAAAGAAATGGATGGCGGCGCAGTGGAAGAAGCAACAAGAGAATTTCTTGATGAACTAGAGCTTCTTTCTGGCGGGATTGCTAAACTTGACCGAGAACACTTGCAACGCCTATTCCCTGACATGACAACAGAAGAATTGAACCAATTAATTTACGGGGTAGAAGCAGAATCGCGTATCGGCGAAACAGCATTAGATATTTTACGAGAAATTGATGATGTCGATTCCTTGTTTACGATTATTAGTGACGAATCACCGCAAACGATTGCGATGATTGCTTCATACATGAAACCGGAAGAAGCATCTAAACTCCTAGCCCTTTTACCAGAAGAAAAAATGATTAGTACGGTAATCGGCATCGCTAGCTTAGAGCAATTTGATAGTGAAGTTATGCAAAATGTATCGAATTTACTAAGAATTAAACTAGATACAATGTCGAATAGTTCGCTTAACAAAACGGACGGAATTAAAAATGTTGCGAATATCTTAAATAACGTTACTCGTGGTTTGGAACGTACTATTTTCGAACATTTAGACGCAGAACAAGCCGAACTTTCTGAACGAATTAAAGAGAAAATGTTTATGTTTGAAGATATTATTCTGCTTGACAATATGACCTTGCAACAAGTGCTTGCCGAGATTCAAGACAACAACAAAATCGCCCGTGCACTCAAAAACGAAAAAGAAGAACTCAAAGAAAAAATTCTTTCTTGCGTATCGAAAAACCGTCGCGATATGATTACCGAAGAACTCGAAGTCCTTGGCCCAATCAGACTTTCTGATGTCGAACAAGCACAACAAGACATCGCTAATGTCGTTAAAAACTTGGAAAAAGATGGCAAAATAGTTATCCAACGGGGGGAACAGGATGTCCTTATCTAA
- the flgC gene encoding flagellar basal body rod protein FlgC, giving the protein MFEGINTSGSALNAAKQWMEVSSNNIANADSSAAPGETPFLRKRVVLSEITPFETALTGTKGVKVSEISSDTGSVKRVYDPTHPNANEAGYVNYANVDMTAEMTNLMVGQKMYAANTSALQANEKMMEKDLEIGKV; this is encoded by the coding sequence ATGTTTGAAGGAATAAACACAAGTGGCTCCGCGTTAAATGCTGCGAAACAATGGATGGAAGTTAGCTCTAACAATATCGCGAACGCTGATTCAAGCGCCGCACCTGGCGAGACACCTTTTCTTAGAAAGCGCGTCGTACTATCCGAAATTACGCCATTTGAAACAGCTTTAACAGGTACAAAAGGCGTGAAAGTAAGCGAAATATCAAGCGATACAGGAAGCGTTAAGCGTGTCTATGATCCAACTCATCCTAACGCAAATGAAGCAGGTTACGTCAACTACGCAAATGTGGATATGACAGCCGAAATGACCAATTTAATGGTCGGACAAAAAATGTATGCTGCAAATACTTCCGCCTTACAAGCAAATGAAAAAATGATGGAAAAAGATTTAGAAATTGGCAAAGTATAA
- a CDS encoding PadR family transcriptional regulator, translated as MKGLTELLKGSLEGMILERISKGETYGYEITKYLNDLGFDEIVEGTVYTILVRLEKKELVNIEKKKSELGPPRKFYTLSPAGEEELATFWKRWDFIQSRIVQIKGGPAYV; from the coding sequence ATGAAAGGACTTACCGAGTTACTCAAAGGTAGTTTAGAAGGAATGATATTAGAGCGAATTTCTAAAGGTGAAACATACGGTTATGAAATCACCAAGTATCTCAATGACCTAGGTTTTGATGAAATCGTTGAAGGAACCGTCTACACCATTCTCGTTCGTCTCGAGAAAAAAGAACTAGTCAATATCGAGAAGAAAAAATCAGAATTAGGCCCACCTAGAAAATTTTACACATTAAGCCCAGCCGGCGAAGAAGAACTAGCAACTTTTTGGAAACGATGGGACTTTATCCAATCGAGAATCGTCCAAATTAAAGGAGGACCAGCATATGTTTAA
- a CDS encoding DUF1048 domain-containing protein — MFKWYTKYREEKRDYKQYKKRIDALPEDYKTAMKAIETYLWNFAKGAGMFEILKNVLEMFENAAADQLELKAVVGDDLAEFADSLLNEYPEETWMDKQRSKLRNSIK, encoded by the coding sequence ATGTTTAAATGGTACACAAAATACCGCGAAGAAAAACGAGACTATAAACAATACAAAAAAAGAATAGACGCGCTCCCAGAAGACTATAAAACAGCAATGAAAGCCATTGAAACCTATTTATGGAACTTTGCAAAAGGCGCAGGGATGTTCGAAATCCTAAAAAACGTCCTCGAAATGTTCGAAAACGCAGCCGCTGATCAATTAGAATTAAAAGCTGTTGTAGGCGATGACCTAGCCGAATTCGCAGACAGCTTACTAAACGAATATCCAGAAGAAACATGGATGGATAAACAACGCTCAAAATTACGTAATTCAATCAAATAA
- a CDS encoding lytic transglycosylase domain-containing protein — translation MNPVEQVISARQAEFQSAFEAAKQSATTFETKLNERLNATKQTTTTNVQTVTDAELARAREAYEALINKSETKQTPSARSSVTTETPAATTGELTNWNNYQIKPISAENEGKYSDLIKTAATKYGVPEALIKRVIQVESNFNPNVVSSAGATGLMQLMYGSNRTDPATNIDAGTKQLAGYIKKYDGDLKLALAAYNAGPGNVHKYGGVPPFKETQNYLTKIIG, via the coding sequence ATGAATCCAGTAGAACAAGTTATTAGTGCTAGACAAGCCGAGTTTCAAAGCGCATTTGAAGCAGCGAAACAATCGGCCACCACTTTTGAAACGAAATTAAATGAACGTTTAAATGCGACAAAGCAAACCACCACAACTAATGTGCAAACAGTCACCGATGCCGAACTAGCTCGCGCCCGTGAAGCATACGAAGCTTTAATAAATAAATCCGAAACTAAACAAACTCCTAGTGCAAGGTCAAGTGTAACAACCGAAACTCCAGCAGCAACAACCGGAGAGCTAACTAATTGGAACAACTACCAAATTAAACCTATTAGCGCTGAAAATGAAGGCAAATATAGCGATTTAATTAAAACAGCAGCAACCAAATACGGTGTACCAGAAGCGCTTATCAAACGAGTTATCCAAGTAGAATCTAATTTTAATCCGAATGTGGTTTCAAGTGCTGGTGCCACTGGTCTAATGCAACTAATGTACGGCTCTAATCGAACCGACCCAGCGACTAATATCGACGCAGGGACAAAACAGCTTGCCGGTTACATCAAAAAATACGATGGTGACCTAAAATTAGCATTAGCAGCCTATAACGCTGGACCAGGTAACGTACATAAATACGGCGGGGTCCCACCATTCAAAGAAACGCAAAACTATTTAACGAAAATTATCGGGTAA